A region from the Malus domestica chromosome 07, GDT2T_hap1 genome encodes:
- the LOC103440025 gene encoding cellulose synthase-like protein D3 produces the protein MASRSFKPSRSDMSSNSDMPDSNNKTPVPPTVTFGRRTSSGRYISYSRDDLDSELGSGEYMNYTVHIPPTPDNQPMDPSISQKVEEQYVSNSLFTGGFNSVTRAHLMDKVIESETNHPQMAGAKGSSCAIPGCDAKVMSDGRGEDILPCECDYKICRDCYTDAVKTGGGICPGCKEPYKITDLDDVGADNDARPPLPLPLPKVLSKNERRLSLMKSTKSVLTRSQTGDFDHNRWLFETKGTYGYGNAIWPKEGGFGDDKEDEVVDRAELFNKPWRPLTRKIKIPAAIISPYRLLIFVRMGVLGMFLAWRIDHPNTDAMWLWGMSIVCEIWFAFSWLLDQLPKFCPINRSTDLNVLKEKFETPSPNNPSGKSDLPGIDIFVSTADPDKEPPLVTANTILSILATDYPVEKLACYVSDDGGALLTFEAMAEAASFANVWAPFCRKHAIEPRNPESYFSLKRDPYKNKVLPDFVKDRRRVKREYDEFKVRINGLPESIRRRSDAYHAREEIKAMKLQRENREDEPVEGVKIPKATWMADGTHWPGTWLTASPEHSKGDHAGIIQVMLKPPSDEPLHGADDDARLINLTDVDIRLPMLVYVSREKRPGYDHNKKAGAMNALVRASAIMSNGPFILNLDCDHYIYNSQAMREGMCFMMDRGGDRLCYVQFPQRFEGIDPSDRYANHNTVFFDVNMRALDGLQGPVYVGTGCLFRRVALYGFDPPRSKDTHPGCCSCCFSRRRKNTSEENRSLRMGDSDDEEMNLSLLPKRFGNSTFLIDSIPVAEFQGRPLADHPAVKNGRPPGALTIPRELLDASTVAEAISVISCWYEDKTEWGERVGWIYGSVTEDVVTGYRMHNRGWKSVYCVTKRDAFRGSAPINLTDRLHQVLRWATGSVEIFFSRNNALLASSRMKFLQRIAYLNVGIYPFTSIFLIVYCFLPALSLFSGQFIVQNLNVSFLTYLLAITLTLCMLAILEIKWSGIELEEWWRNEQFWLIGGTSAHLAAVLQGLLKVIAGIEISFTLTSKSGGDDEDDEFADLYIVKWSSLMIPPITIMMVNLIGIAVGFSRTIYSEIPEWSRLIGGVFFSFWVLAHLYPFAKGLMGRRGKTPTIVYVWSGLIAITISLLWVAINPPSGASGIGGSFTFP, from the exons ATGGCGTCCAGATCGTTTAAGCCGAGCCGCTCGGATATGTCATCAAACTCTGATATGCCTGATTCCAACAACAAGACTCCAGTCCCTCCAACTGTGACATTTGGCCGCAGAACGTCCTCGGGTCGCTACATCAGCTACTCCAGGGATGATCTCGACAGTGAACTTGGGAGTGGTGAGTATATGAACTATACAGTGCACATACCACCAACCCCGGATAACCAGCCCATGGATCCATCCATCTCACAGAAGGTTGAAGAGCAATATGTGTCCAATTCCCTTTTTACGGGCGGATTTAATAGTGTTACGCGAGCTCATCTTATGGACAAGGTGATCGAATCTGAAACAAACCATCCTCAGATGGCTGGTGCTAAAGGTTCATCATGTGCAATTCCTGGCTGTGATGCAAAGGTGATGAGCGATGGACGCGGGGAGGATATTCTTCCTTGTGAGTGTGATTACAAAATATGCCGGGATTGCTATACAGATGCTGTGAAAACTGGGGGTGGTATTTGCCCTGGATGCAAGGAACCGTACAAAATCACAGATTTGGATGATGTGGGTGCGGATAACGATGCACGGCCACCGCTCCCACTTCCTCTGCCAAAAGTATTGTCTAAAAATGAGAGGAGATTGTCCCTGATGAAGTCAACAAAGTCAGTGCTAACAAGGAGTCAAACTGGGGATTTTGATCACAACCGGTGGCTCTTTGAAACAAAGGGAACTTATGGGTATGGGAATGCCATATGGCCCAAGGAGGGAGGTTTTGGAGATGATAAAGAAGATGAAGTCGTTGATAGAGCAGAGTTGTTTAACAAACCATGGAGGCCACTCACGCGGAAAATAAAAATACCTGCAGCTATTATAAGCCCGTATAG GCTTCTTATTTTTGTTCGTATGGGTGTCCTTGGGATGTTCTTGGCATGGAGGATCGATCACCCAAATACTGATGCAATGTGGCTCTGGGGAATGTCAATTGTTTGTGAGATATGGTTTGCTTTTTCTTGGCTTCTTGACCAACTGCCGAAGTTCTGTCCAATCAATCGCTCGACAGATCTTAATGTCTTGAAGGAGAAATTTGAAACACCTAGTCCCAATAACCCCTCTGGGAAATCTGATCTTCCAGGCATAGATATCTTTGTGTCCACTGCAGATCCAGACAAAGAACCACCACTTGTCACTGCAAACACTATCTTATCTATTCTAGCTACTGATTACCCTGTTGAAAAGCTAGCTTGCTATGTTTCTGATGATGGAGGTGCCCTTTTAACTTTTGAGGCCATGGCAGAAGCTGCTAGTTTTGCTAATGTATGGGCACCATTCTGCCGTAAACATGCTATTGAACCCAGGAATCCTGAATCCTACTTCAGTTTGAAGAGGGATCCATACAAGAACAAAGTGCTGCCTGACTTTGTCAAGGACCGAAGAAGGGTAAAACGTGAATATGATGAGTTCAAGGTTCGGATCAATGGACTGCCTGAATCTATACGCCGACGATCAGATGCTTATCATGCTCGGGAAGAAATCAAGGCCATGAAGCTTCAAAGAGAGAACAGGGAGGACGAACCAGTGGAGGGTGTGAAGATTCCCAAAGCAACGTGGATGGCTGATGGAACGCACTGGCCAGGGACTTGGTTGACTGCTTCACCCGAGCATTCTAAGGGTGACCATGCTGGTATTATACAG GTGATGTTGAAACCTCCCAGTGATGAACCGCTGCATGGAGCTGATGATGATGCTAGGCTCATCAACCTCACAGATGTTGATATCCGTCTTCCCATGCTTGTTTATGTGTCGCGTGAGAAACGCCCAGGCTATGATCACAACAAGAAGGCAGGGGCCATGAATGCCCTCGTTCGGGCCTCTGCCATCATGTCCAATGGCCCGTTCATTCTCAACCTTGACTGTGACCATTATATTTACAACTCTCAGGCAATGAGGGAGGGCATGTGCTTCATGATGGATCGTGGTGGTGACCGCCTTTGTTATGTCCAGTTCCCTCAGAGATTTGAGGGTATCGACCCTTCAGACCGATATGCCAATCACAACACTGTTTTCTTTGATGTCAATATGCGAGCTCTTGATGGACTTCAGGGCCCAGTTTATGTTGGAACTGGATGTCTCTTTCGTAGAGTTGCCCTTTATGGTTTTGACCCACCTCGGTCAAAAGACACTCACCCTGGTTGTTGCAGTTGCTGCTTCTCTCGTCGCAGAAAGAATACCTCTGAAGAAAACCGATCCTTAAGAATGGGTGATTCTGATGATGAAGAGATGAATCTCTCCCTGCTGCCTAAGAGGTTTGGGAACTCAACTTTCCTCATTGATTCGATTCCAGTGGCAGAGTTCCAAGGTCGTCCACTAGCAGATCACCCAGCTGTGAAGAATGGACGCCCACCTGGTGCTCTCACCATTCCCCGTGAGCTTCTTGATGCCTCTACTGTTGCAGAGGCAATCAGTGTCATTTCGTGCTGGTATGAAGACAAGACTGAGTGGGGAGAGCGCGTAGGGTGGATTTACGGATCAGTTACTGAAGATGTGGTCACTGGATATAGGATGCATAACAGAGGATGGAAATCAGTTTACTGTGTGACCAAGCGAGATGCATTCCGTGGAAGCGCTCCTATCAATCTTACAGATAGGTTGCATCAGGTTCTGCGCTGGGCTACTGGCTCAGTTGAGATTTTCTTCTCCCGCAACAACGCGCTCCTAGCCAGCTCAAGAATGAAGTTTCTGCAAAGGATAGCATACCTTAATGTGGGTATCTACCCCTTTACCTCCATCTTTCTTATCGTCTACTGCTTCCTCCCGGCGCTATCCCTCTTCTCGGGTCAGTTCATTGTGCAGAACCTCAACGTTAGTTTCCTGACTTACCTTTTGGCTATTACTCTCACTCTATGCATGCTTGCCATCCTTGAGATTAAATGGTCTGGCATCGAGCTAGAGGAGTGGTGGAGAAACGAGCAGTTTTGGTTGATTGGAGGGACTAGTGCGCACCTTGCTGCTGTGCTTCAGGGGCTACTGAAAGTAATTGCAGGGATTGAAATCTCTTTCACCTTAACTTCAAAGTCGGGTGGCGATGACGAGGATGATGAGTTTGCTGACCTCTATATTGTGAAATGGTCCTCTCTCATGATACCGCCGATAACAATCATGATGGTCAACTTAATCGGCATAGCAGTTGGGTTCAGCCGCACAATATACAGCGAAATACCAGAATGGAGCAGGTTAATTGGCGGGGTGTTCTTCAGTTTCTGGGTATTAGCGCATCTGTATCCGTTTGCCAAGGGGTTGATGGGGAGACGAGGGAAGACGCCCACCATTGTTTATGTGTGGTCAGGGCTCATTGCGATTACCATCTCTCTTCTTTGGGTGGCAATCAATCCCCCTTCGGGTGCCAGCGGAATTGGGGGATCCTTCACATTCCCGTAG
- the LOC103440027 gene encoding protein TORMOZ EMBRYO DEFECTIVE, whose product MASLPLKKNYRCVPSLQQFYSGGPFAVSSDGSFIACKCGESIKIVDSSNASIRSTIEGDSDEVTALALSPDNRLLFSAGHSRQIRIWDLSTLKCVRSWKGHEGPVMGMSCHPSGGLLATAGADRKVLVWDVDGSFCTHYFKGHKGVVSSVLFHPDPTKQLLFSASDDTNVHVWDLLTKKCVATLNAHNSTVTSMALSEDGWTLLTAGRDKVVILWDLHDYICMKTVTTYEVLEAVCAIPSGTPLSSYLGSCKKQSGKKSGLPEICFITVGDRGIVRIWNSEGAVCLYEQKSSDVTLSSDVDQSNRGFTAAVMLPSDKGLLCVTADQEFLLYSPIKLPEGTLEFELSKRLVGYNDEIVDMKFVGDEEQFLAVATNLEQVRVYDIASMSCSYVLAGHTGIVLCLDTCVSSCGKPLIATGSKDNTVRLWDSESKCCLGLGIGHMGGIGAIAFSKKRKDFFVSGSSDRTLKVWSLDGLSDNAEKPVNLKAKAGVAAHDKDINSVAVAPNDSLVCSGSQDRTACVWRLPDLVPVVVLKGHKRGVWSVEFSPVDQCVITASGDKTIKIWAISDGSCLKTFEGHTSSVLRASFLTRGTQFISSGADGLVKLWMVKTDECIATYDQHDDKVYALAVGKKTEMLATGSSDAVINMWYDCTASDKEEAFRKEEEGVLKNQELENAVLDADFSKAIQVAFELRRPHKLYQCFSEIWRKRETEQQMEKALLALGEEEIRLLFEYVREWNTKPKLCHVAHYVLFKVFNILSPTKINEIKGIGEILEGLLSYSQRHFSRMDRHETNTYLVNYTLTGMSVIEPETDTRVLQDKSLMHSAADDENGTLINVPEDEERKTSEWLKETAATKKRKSKKSKDGSSKKVKA is encoded by the exons ATGGCGTCTCTACCTCTGAAGAAGAACTACCGGTGCGTGCCATCTCTGCAGCAGTTCTACTCCGGCGGTCCCTTCGCCGTCTCATCCGACGGCTCATTCATCGCCTGCAAGTGCGGCGAATCCATTAAGATCGTGGATTCATCGAACGCCTCGATTCGGTCTACCATTGAAGGCGACTCAGATGAAGTTACCGCTTTGGCCCTCAGCCCCGACAATAGGCTGCTCTTCTCCGCCGGTCACAGTCGCCAAATTAGGATTTGGGACCTCTCCACCTTGAAGTGCGTGCGTTCTTGGAAG GGTCATGAGGGGCCAGTGATGGGAATGTCTTGTCACCCGTCTGGTGGATTGCTTGCGACTGCCGGAGCTGATAGGAAGGTTCTTGTTTGGGATGTTGATGGCAGCTTTTGCACTCATTACTTTAAAGGCCACAAAGGGGTTGTTTCTAGTGTTCTCTTCCATCCTGATCCTACTAAACAACTT CTTTTCTCTGCAAGCGATGATACAAATGTGCATGTTTGGGACCTATTAACCAAGAAGTGCGTTGCGACGCTTAATGCGCATAACTCAACAGTAACTTCTATGGCACTGTCTGAAGACGGATGGACTTTGCTCACAGCTGGAAGAGATAAG GTTGTAATCTTGTGGGACCTTCATGACTATATCTGCATGAAGACTGTAACAACATATGAGGTTCTTGAAGCTGTGTGTGCAATCCCTTCTGGAACTCCATTATCATCCTATTTGGGTTCCTGCAAGAAGCAAAGTGGGAAGAAAAGTGGATTACCTGAAATTTGTTTTATAACAGTTGGTGACCGTGGGATTGTACGGATTTGGAATTCTGAAGG TGCAGTTTGCCTATATGAGCAAAAGTCCTCAGATGTTACTCTATCTTCAGATGTGGATCAATCAAATAGGGGTTTCACCGCAGCTGTCATGCTTCCTTCAGATAAAGGGTTGCTTTGTGTGACTGCTGACCAGGAGTTCCTTTTATATTCCCCAATTAAGTTGCCAGAGGGGACGCTGGAATTTGAATTGAGCAAAAGACTTGTAGGTTACAACGATGAGATTGTGGATATGAAGTTTGTAGGAGATGAGGAACAATTTCTTGCTGTTGCCACAAATCTTGAACAG GTACGAGTATATGACATTGCATCCATGTCATGTTCGTATGTATTGGCAGGTCATACCGGAATTGTTCTATGCCTTGACACCTGTGTATCAAGTTGTGGAAAACCACTTATTGCGACCGGAAGCAAAGACAACACT GTTCGGTTGTGGGATTCAGAAAGCAAATGTTGCCTTGGTCTTGGCATAGGTCATATGGGAGGTATTGGAGctattgctttctcaaaaaagcGGAAAGACTTCTTCGTTAGTGGTAGTAG TGATCGTACCCTCAAGGTGTGGAGTTTGGATGGTCTTTCAGACAATGCGGAAAAACCAGTGAATCTGAAAGCAAAGGCCGGTGTAGCAGCCCATGATAAGGATATTAATTCAGTAGCTGTTGCACCAAATGATAGTTTAGTTTGTAGCGGCTCCCAG GATCGCACTGCTTGTGTATGGAGGCTTCCGGATCTTGTACCAGTAGTTGTACTTAAGGGTCATAAAAGGGGAGTTTGGTCTGTAGAGTTCTCTCCAGTTGATCAATGTGTTATAACGGCTTCTGGTGATAAAACAATAAAGATATGGGCCATATCTGATGGTTCATGCTTGAAAACATTTGAAGGGCATACGTCAAGTGTATTAAGAGCATCATTTCTTACTCGTGGAACCCAATTTATTTCTTCAG GTGCTGATGGGTTGGTAAAACTATGGATGGTCAAAACCGATGAATGCATTGCTACGTATGATCAGCATGATGACAAG GTTTATGCCTTGGCTGTCGGAAAAAAGACAGAAATGCTTGCAACTGGCAGCAGCGATGCTGTCATCAATATGTGGTATGATTGTACTGCTTCTGATAAAGAGGAAGCTTTTCGTAAGGAG GAGGAAGGTgttttaaagaatcaagaactAGAAAATGCTGTATTAGATGCTGACTTTTCTAAAGCAATTCAAGTTGCATTTGAGCTTCGCAGGCCTCATAAGCTTTATCAGTGCTTTTCTGAAATCTGGAG GAAGAGAGAAACTGAACAGCAGATGGAGAAAGCCCTTCTTGCCCTCGGCGAGGAAGAGATCAGGCTACTATTTGAATATGTTCGAGAATGGAATACAAAGCCAAAGCTCTGTCATGTTGCACACTATGTGCTTTTCAAAGTCTTCAACATCCTCAGTCCAACAAAGATTAATGAG ATAAAAGGCATTGGGGAAATCCTTGAAGGTCTCCTCTCGTATTCTCAGAGGCATTTTAGCAGAATGGACAGGCACGAAACAAACACGTATTTGGTGAACTACACTCTGACTGGAATGTCAGTCATTGAACCAGAGACAGATACAAGAGTATTGCAGGACAAGTCTTTGATGCACTCCGCTGCGGACGATGAGAATGGGACGTTAATAAACGTACCTGAAGATGAGGAGCGAAAGACCTCTGAGTGGTTGAAAGAAACGGCAGCTACGAAAAAACGGAAGTCAAAGAAATCGAAAGATGGTTCCAGTAAGAAAGTTAAGGCATAG
- the LOC103440011 gene encoding uncharacterized protein, which translates to MAKPTYALGLITAVAASASTSLSKTNSNCAYADGPFNLSPFSSSPSNASQQPSSPSSPLQSAPSVPPPSTSPTGGAAEPPPPPKVRNDQPRTSAAGFDPEPLERAAKLLDKIAKSSSAKEVIGATVKHEETRQAELNAKAAEYAAMKAQTEADTKKAIYEEQKKLAQFQAQTNSQMARYQDELAKKRMENENRLARERNQEMVKWQEESASRLEQTRRQIEADIQEERRRTAKEQSDLDRKNFLAKALADAEGRALEAKLTAEIKRDLLLEKAKAEKEKWVSAINTTFDHIGGGLKAILTDQNKLVVAVGGVTALAAGVYTTREGSKVIWSYVDRILGQPSLIRESSKGKYPWSGLFSRSISALSLGGKKGQIQNGKAFGDVVLHPSLRKRIEHLAKATANTKSHQAPFRNMLFYGPPGTGKTMAAREMARKSGLDYALMTGGDVAPLGPRAVTKIHELFDWAKKSRQGLLLFIDEADAFLCERNKTYMSEAQRSALNALLFRTGDQSKDIVLALATNRPADLDSAVADRIDEVLEFPLPGEEERFKLLKLYLDKYISKAGSSSKSGWFRNLFKKQPQRIEMKGLTDDMVREAAAKTEGFSGREIAKLMASIQAAVYGSKDCVLDPSLFREVVDYKVAEHQQRRKFAAGDEGSV; encoded by the exons ATGGCCAAGCCCACATACGCATTAGGGCTTATCACCGCCGTGGCCGCCTCCGCCTCCACCTCCTTGTCCAAGACCAACTCCAACTGTGCTTATGCCGACGGCCCTTTCAacctctctcccttctcttcttctccttccaatGCTTCCCAACAACCCTCCTCCCCTTCTTCTCCGCTCCAATCTGCGCCGTCAGTTCCGCCGCCTTCGACCTCCCCGACCGGAGGTGCTGCCGAGCCCCCTCCCCCACCCAAGGTTCGCAATGATCAACCCAGGACATCTGCCGCTGGCTTCGATCCTGAGCCTCTGGAGCGCGCTGCTAAGTTGTTGGACAAAATCGCCAAATCTTCTAGTGCCAAAGAG GTCATCGGAGCTACGGTGAAGCATGAAGAGACAAGGCAGGCTGAGTTGAACGCAAAGGCTGCGGAGTATGCTGCAATGAAAGCCCAAACTGAAGCG GATACGAAGAAGGCCATCTACGAGGAGCAGAAAAAGCTAGCTCAGTTTCAAGCCCAAACAAATTCCCAAATGGCTAGGTAtcaggatgaattggcaaagaAGAGGATGGAG AATGAAAATAGATTGGCAAGAGAGAGGAACCAAGAGATGGTAAAATGGCAAGAAGAATCAGCAAGTAGGCTGGAGCAAACTCGTCGACAAATAGAAGCTGATATCCAAGAGGAGCGTCGACGGACTGCAAAGGAGCAGTCTGACCTAGATCGTAAAAATTTCTTGGCGAAGGCTTTGGCAGATGCAGAAGGGAGAGCCCTTGAAGCAAAGCTAACCGCAGAAATAAAAAGGGACCTTCTGttagagaaagcaaaagctGAGAAAGAGAAATGGGTTTCTGCCATAAATACCACCTTTGATCATATTGGAG GTGGCTTGAAAGCGATTCTGACAGATCAGAATAAACTAGTTGTTGCTGTTGGGGGAGTTACAGCTCTAGCTGCAGGTGTTTACACAACAAG AGAAGGTTCAAAGGTGATATGGAGCTACGTGGATAGAATATTGGGACAACCATCTTTGATCAGAGAGTCCTCTAAAGGGAAATACCCTTGGTCAGGATTATTCTCACGTTCTATAAGCGCCCTATCTCTCGGTGGAAAAAAGGGTCAAATACAAAATGGGAAGGCCTTTGGTGATGTTGTTTTACACCCTTCTCTTCGGAAAAGAATTGAACACTTGGCTAAGGCAACTGCGAATACAAAATCTCATCAAGCACCATTCAGAAACATGCTCTTCTATGGTCCTCCAGGAACTGGGAAGACAATGGCTGCTAGAGAGATGGCTCGTAAATCT GGATTAGACTATGCATTGATGACGGGAGGGGATGTTGCTCCACTTGGACCAAGGGCTGTTACCAAGATACATGAGTTATTTGATTGGGCCAAAAAGTCACGGCAGGGTCTGCTActtttcattgatgaagctgatGCATTTTTGTGCGA GCGGAACAAAACCTATATGAGTGAAGCTCAAAGAAGTGCACTCAACGCTCTCCTGTTCCGCACTGGTGACCAATCCAAGGACATAGTCCTTGCCCTTGCCACAAACCGTCCCGCTGATCTCGATTCAGCTGTTGCTGATCGTATTGATGAAGTGCTTGAATTCCCTTTGCCTGGGGAAGAGGAACGCTTTAAGCTGCTGAAATTGTATCTGGACAAGTACATTTCTAAGGCTGGTTCATCAAGCAAATCTGGTTGGTTCCGTAATTTGTTTAAGAAACAACCACAGAGGATAGAGATGAAGGGGTTGACAGATGATATGGTTAGAGAAGCAGCGGCAAAGACAGAAGGGTTCTCTGGGAGAGAAATAGCGAAACTAATGGCAAGCATCCAAGCTGCAGTTTATGGGAGTAAGGATTGCGTGCTTGATCCAAGCCTATTTCGTGAAGTTGTAGACTACAAGGTTGCTGAGCATCAACAGAGAAGAAAATTTGCAGCTGGAGATGAAGGTAGCGTGTAG
- the LOC103440010 gene encoding 4-coumarate--CoA ligase 2: MISIASNSVETQKPADTSTNLMPPLINSTSQQNLTQLQPPACTNNIIDSTTATATINHVFRSKLPDIPIPNHLPLHTYCFQNLPEFSDRPCLIVGSTGKSYSFSETHLISQKTGAGLSNLGIQKGDVIMILLQNCAEFVFAFMGASLIGAVTTTANPFYTSAEIFKQVKAANAKLIITQSQYVDKLREHPSSADGADQNNYPKLGEDFKVVTIDDPPENCLHFSVLSEANENELPDVVIDAEDPVALPFSSGTTGLPKGVILTHKSLVTSVAQQVDGENPNLYLKEDDVVLCVLPLFHIFSLNSVLLCSLRAGAGVLLMHKFEIGTLLELIQRYRVSVAAVVPPLVIALAKNPMVAEFDLSSIRVVLSGAAPLGKELEEALKSRVPQALLGQGYGMTEAGPVLSMCMAFAKEPMPSKSGSCGTVVRNAELRVLDPETGLSLGYNQPGEICIRGSQIMKGYLNDAAATATTIDTEGWLHTGDVGYVDDDDEVFIVDRVKELIKFKGFQVPPAELESLLISHPSIADAAVVPQKDDAAGEVPVAFVVRSDGLELTEEAVKEFIAKQVVFYKRLHKVHFVHAIPKSASGKILRKDLRAKLATATPPLP; the protein is encoded by the exons ATGATCTCCATTGCTTCTAATTCCGTTGAAACCCAAAAGCCGGCAGACACATCTACCAATCTCATGCCTCCTCTGATTAATTCTACCTCTCAACAAAACCTAACCCAATTGCAACCCCCCGCCTGCACCAACAATATTATTGATtccaccaccgccaccgccaccatTAACCATGTATTCAGATCAAAACTACCAGACATACCCATCCCCAACCACCTCCCTCTCCACACCTACTGCTTCCAGAACCTCCCCGAGTTCTCCGATAGACCTTGCTTGATCGTGGGCTCCACCGGAAAATCATACTCTTTCTCCGAGACCCACCTCATTTCTCAGAAGACCGGCGCCGGCCTCTCCAATCTAGGCATCCAAAAAGGCGACGTCATCATGATCCTCCTTCAAAACTGCGCAGAGTTCGTCTTCGCTTTTATGGGCGCTTCCCTGATCGGCGCCGTTACCACCACCGCCAACCCCTTCTACACCTCTGCCGAGATTTTCAAGCAGGTCAAAGCCGCTAATGCCAAACTCATCATCACTCAATCCCAGTACGTCGATAAGCTCCGAGAACATCCCTCGTCCGCCGACGGTGCCGACCAAAATAACTACCCAAAACTCGGCGAAGACTTTAAGGTCGTCACGATTGACGATCCTCCGGAGAATTGCTTGCATTTCTCCGTGCTCTCCGAGGCCAACGAGAATGAGCTTCCGGACGTGGTGATCGACGCGGAGGACCCGGTGGCCCTACCGTTCTCTTCGGGGACCACGGGGCTCCCCAAGGGAGTCATTCTAACACACAAGAGCTTGGTCACCAGCGTGGCCCAGCAGGTGGACGGAGAGAATCCAAACCTCTACTTGAAGGAGGACGATGTCGTATTGTGCGTGCTGCCGTTGTTTCACATATTTTCGTTGAACAGCGTGCTGCTGTGCTCGCTGCGAGCAGGGGCCGGAGTTCTGCTGATGCACAAGTTTGAGATAGGTACGCTTCTGGAGCTGATTCAGCGGTACCGAGTGTCAGTGGCAGCGGTGGTGCCGCCGCTGGTTATAGCGCTGGCGAAGAACCCAATGGTGGCGGAGTTTGACCTGAGCTCTATTAGGGTGGTGTTGTCAGGAGCGGCGCCCCTGGGGAAGGAGCTGGAGGAGGCGCTCAAGAGCCGAGTCCCTCAGGCATTGTTGGGTCAG GGTTATGGGATGACGGAGGCAGGGCCGGTGCTGTCAATGTGCATGGCATTCGCAAAGGAACCGATGCCATCCAAGTCAGGGTCGTGTGGGACGGTGGTCCGAAATGCAGAGCTCAGGGTCCTTGACCCTGAAACTGGTCTGTCACTCGGCTATAACCAACCAGGCGAGATTTGCATCCGTGGCTCTCAAATTATGAAAG GATATTTGAATGACGCTGCGGCTACGGCAACCACCATAGACACGGAGGGCTGGCTTCACACCGGTGACGTGGGTTATGtggatgatgacgatgaggttTTCATCGTTGACAGAGTCAAGGAGCTcatcaaattcaaaggcttcCAA GTGCCACCAGCTGAGCTGGAGTCCCTCCTTATAAGCCACCCATCAATTGCAGATGCGGCCGTTGTTCC GCAAAAAGATGATGCTGCTGGTGAGGTTCCAGTTGCATTTGTGGTTCGGTCTGATGGTCTTGAACTTACTGAAGAGGCTGTAAAGGAATTTATAGCAAAACAG GTGGTGTTTTACAAGAGACTGCACAAGGTGCACTTTGTCCATGCAATTCCAAAGTCTGCGTCTGGAAAGATCTTGAGAAAAGACCTGAGAGCCAAGCTTGCCACCGCAACCCCACCGCTGCCCTAA